One segment of Cynocephalus volans isolate mCynVol1 chromosome 8, mCynVol1.pri, whole genome shotgun sequence DNA contains the following:
- the S100A9 gene encoding protein S100-A9 — protein sequence MACEMSQMESSIETVINVFHQYSTRLGNPDTLNQKEFKQLVKKELQNFLKKDEKDDKTINHILEDLDTNQDKELSFEEFIIMMARLTQASHVQMHKGSSSPGHSHGPGLGEGGQSSGHGHSHGGHGHSHGGHGHSHGGHGHSH from the exons ATGGCGTGTGAAATGTCGCAGATGGAAAGCAGCATAGAGACCGTGATCAACGTCTTCCACCAGTACTCTACGCGGCTGGGGAACCCAGACACCCTGAACCAGAAAGAATTCAAACAGCTGGTGAAAAAAGAGCTACAAAACTTCCTCAAG AAGGATGAGAAGGATGACAAAACCATAAACCACATCCTGGAAGACCTGGACACCAACCAAGACAAGGAGCTGAGCTTTGAGGAATTCATCATCATGATGGCAAGGCTGACCCAAGCCTCCCACGTGCAGATGCATAAGGGTTCCTCCTCGCCGGGCCACAGCCACGGGCCAGGCCTCGGGGAAGGTGGCCAAAGCTCAGGCCATGGCCACAGTCACGGTGGCCATGGTCACAGTCACGGTGGCCATGGCCACAGCCACGGTGGCCACGGCCACAGCCACTAA